The proteins below are encoded in one region of Brevinematales bacterium:
- a CDS encoding DUF327 family protein, with protein MRIEPLKSSEKGKAKGHTKVIESGGSFSSALQSSETDMGAVLDTGDGTGETGDIYKIAETVTKFGDELGRDPTPENFTRYKKQITRFVKLVRENFEIKDTTSRSGLRKIHLYKSIDIIDQNLAKLAEIILSHETNRLEALKLVESIKGLIVDLLL; from the coding sequence ATGAGAATAGAGCCGTTAAAATCGTCCGAGAAAGGCAAGGCCAAAGGACATACCAAGGTGATCGAGAGCGGAGGGAGTTTCAGCTCCGCGTTGCAGTCCAGCGAGACCGATATGGGCGCGGTACTCGATACCGGCGACGGTACAGGCGAAACGGGGGATATTTATAAAATCGCGGAAACTGTGACGAAGTTCGGAGACGAGCTCGGGCGCGACCCCACGCCGGAAAACTTCACCCGGTATAAGAAGCAGATCACCCGATTCGTGAAACTCGTGCGCGAGAATTTCGAGATTAAAGATACCACGTCGCGATCCGGCCTGCGGAAAATCCACCTCTATAAGTCGATCGACATTATCGACCAGAATCTCGCGAAACTCGCCGAGATCATCCTTTCCCATGAGACCAACCGCCTCGAGGCGCTCAAACTGGTCGAGAGTATCAAGGGTTTGATTGTCGACCTGCTTTTATAA
- a CDS encoding UvrD-helicase domain-containing protein has protein sequence MPENEAPLFLDLDDESIVYAVNSPLILEASAGSGKTTMLVERYIASLFYLMGFAGMKARDAVRAIVAITFTNKAAAEIKDKIRKKLGQCITPEYLGELFIRLARHNPGVRPGPVDAIIAQEEALMSALNDAPVSTIHSYGLGLLHNHPVEAGLDPLMKISSFAGNQNNLPLANEATHATVMKMMREKNPGFARLVSLVGINETMKFIGEVRDLCDDIGFAEFGRKLASAGYMEYEKTIAGMSEADLGQFIDGKIRPRLAEIQGAIDGYCAYKKKDLPSKDFMPLLRKLPHIDPSRLDQVSGLRYKEPPPVKDETIIGFRNAVRRATQAIATTVHQLIFPLLLPVLRELYDTYSRLKIERLELLFSDIETSLDDALRKGPALADCVRGDVRYFLIDEYQDTSDIQKRIFDAILSGAGAGKSPIVPFIVGDPKQSIYRFRYANVDVFDDTSREFIARYGKGAKKYLSKNYRSTERIIDNVNTVFGRVFSTHEADEIVYKDQSAGKPGKPVDGTDYYFIPAQKSEGRSLKAAKENNYTAAANIINALVISGEYKPRDIMIILRVKATPLKTILPIFDEYLAPDIPFVFADKRNMIEDTVINDIVIYLKALDRPESDYYFAALLKTPFFRFTDSRLLELSQRARETKRSFYAALSDEQFPEMEFFKSLARMKSKLDIATLVRKIVDDTGYLTYLYSLPESKTAVTGALMFLNFIESIKSGEVYNLTQFIYYLQTNKPELQFPQLFGDICDVVRIMSAHGVKGLESRAVIYIATPGKNLKPKIYIESREGLPPIGFALTGADLNYERLDQWNDKKTADEERRLAYVAMTRAREKFFYIGVCDTEKVTQDGWSGFIRSDDSFFAGKIFDMETLPKEGKNKLSVSPTVEGADEWARMLMRDFAPKPAPLLPAAVTVTQLLDMEFSPGGFNKRYIIKSYPISEMIGDLDDPAELLSLTASRAEIGTFLHNVFRYAGPGDYEGYIDTTLPIWDVDLSANRDELVRLSGLFFRSEMYEKYYRENSFRRNEWEFNFPLAHKLYTPLLKGSVDCYIVRDGLGILIDYKLKLSGDMRYPRQVNYYAYVLRKIGHPVDKLFLYEIETGKVKEAELEPLFMESLVRDNLNKIVDEFIKAGRQSNP, from the coding sequence ATGCCTGAAAACGAAGCCCCCCTCTTCCTCGATCTTGACGACGAGAGTATTGTCTACGCGGTAAACAGCCCGCTGATCCTCGAGGCCTCCGCCGGAAGCGGAAAGACCACGATGCTGGTGGAACGCTATATCGCGAGCCTGTTCTACCTGATGGGGTTCGCGGGGATGAAGGCGCGCGACGCAGTCCGGGCGATAGTCGCGATCACGTTTACCAATAAGGCCGCCGCCGAGATCAAGGACAAGATCCGCAAGAAGCTCGGACAGTGCATTACCCCGGAGTACCTCGGAGAACTCTTTATACGGCTCGCCCGGCATAACCCCGGCGTCCGTCCCGGCCCGGTCGACGCGATTATCGCGCAGGAGGAAGCCCTGATGAGCGCCCTCAACGACGCGCCGGTCTCCACCATCCATTCCTACGGGCTGGGGCTTTTGCATAACCATCCTGTCGAGGCGGGGCTCGACCCGCTGATGAAAATATCCTCGTTCGCCGGGAACCAGAACAACCTCCCGCTCGCTAACGAGGCGACTCACGCTACCGTAATGAAAATGATGCGCGAGAAAAACCCGGGATTCGCCCGCCTTGTTTCGCTCGTCGGGATAAACGAGACGATGAAATTTATCGGGGAAGTCCGCGACCTTTGCGACGATATCGGGTTCGCCGAGTTCGGGAGAAAGCTCGCATCGGCGGGATACATGGAGTACGAAAAAACCATAGCGGGGATGAGTGAAGCCGATCTGGGGCAATTCATCGACGGGAAAATCCGCCCGCGCCTCGCGGAGATTCAGGGCGCTATCGACGGGTATTGCGCGTATAAAAAGAAAGACCTGCCGTCGAAGGATTTCATGCCCCTCTTGCGGAAACTCCCGCATATCGACCCGTCGCGTCTCGACCAGGTATCCGGCCTGAGATATAAAGAGCCGCCCCCCGTGAAGGACGAGACGATTATAGGCTTCCGTAACGCGGTCAGGCGCGCGACCCAGGCTATCGCGACAACGGTGCATCAGCTGATATTCCCGCTCCTCCTGCCCGTGCTCCGCGAACTGTACGACACCTACTCCCGCCTGAAAATAGAACGCCTCGAACTTCTGTTTTCCGATATCGAGACCTCGCTCGACGACGCCCTGCGGAAAGGCCCCGCTCTCGCCGATTGCGTCCGCGGGGACGTGCGTTACTTCCTGATAGACGAGTACCAAGACACAAGCGATATCCAGAAGCGCATATTCGACGCCATCCTGTCCGGCGCGGGCGCGGGAAAATCCCCTATCGTGCCGTTCATCGTCGGCGACCCCAAGCAGTCGATCTACCGTTTCCGTTACGCGAATGTGGACGTGTTCGACGATACCTCGCGGGAGTTTATCGCACGCTACGGGAAAGGCGCGAAAAAATACCTGAGCAAAAACTACCGTTCCACCGAACGGATTATCGATAACGTCAACACCGTATTCGGCAGGGTGTTTTCGACGCACGAGGCGGATGAGATCGTCTATAAAGACCAGTCCGCCGGGAAACCCGGCAAGCCCGTAGACGGGACGGATTATTACTTCATCCCCGCGCAGAAGAGCGAGGGGCGTTCGCTGAAAGCCGCGAAGGAAAACAATTATACCGCCGCCGCGAACATCATCAACGCGTTAGTCATATCCGGCGAATACAAGCCCCGCGATATCATGATTATCCTGCGGGTGAAGGCGACCCCGCTCAAGACGATTCTCCCGATATTCGACGAATATCTCGCGCCGGATATCCCGTTCGTGTTCGCCGATAAGCGCAACATGATTGAGGACACGGTCATCAACGATATCGTGATCTACCTCAAGGCGCTCGACCGCCCCGAGAGCGACTACTACTTCGCCGCGCTCTTAAAAACCCCGTTCTTCCGGTTCACCGATTCCCGCCTGCTGGAACTTTCCCAGCGCGCGCGGGAGACGAAGCGTTCCTTCTACGCCGCGCTGTCGGACGAACAATTCCCGGAGATGGAGTTTTTCAAGTCGCTCGCCCGGATGAAAAGCAAGCTCGACATCGCTACCCTAGTTCGGAAAATTGTCGACGATACGGGATATCTGACCTACCTCTACTCCCTCCCGGAAAGCAAGACCGCGGTCACCGGGGCGCTCATGTTCCTCAACTTTATCGAAAGCATCAAATCGGGCGAGGTATATAACCTGACGCAGTTCATCTACTATCTCCAGACCAATAAGCCGGAACTGCAATTCCCCCAACTCTTCGGCGACATCTGCGACGTCGTCCGTATTATGAGCGCACACGGGGTGAAGGGGCTCGAGTCGCGCGCGGTGATCTATATCGCGACGCCGGGTAAAAATCTCAAGCCGAAGATATATATCGAATCCCGCGAGGGGCTTCCGCCGATCGGGTTCGCGCTGACCGGAGCCGACCTGAACTACGAACGTCTCGATCAATGGAACGATAAAAAGACCGCCGATGAGGAACGCCGTCTCGCGTATGTGGCGATGACCCGCGCGCGGGAGAAGTTCTTTTATATCGGGGTGTGCGATACGGAGAAGGTGACCCAGGACGGGTGGAGCGGATTTATCCGGTCGGACGATTCTTTCTTCGCCGGGAAAATTTTCGATATGGAAACTCTCCCCAAAGAGGGAAAGAACAAGCTCTCCGTCAGCCCGACAGTGGAGGGCGCGGACGAATGGGCACGGATGCTGATGCGGGATTTCGCCCCGAAACCGGCGCCGCTTCTCCCTGCCGCCGTCACGGTCACCCAGCTATTGGACATGGAGTTCAGCCCAGGCGGGTTCAATAAACGGTATATCATCAAATCCTACCCTATCTCGGAAATGATCGGCGATCTGGACGACCCCGCGGAACTGCTTTCCCTGACCGCGTCGCGCGCCGAGATCGGGACATTCCTGCATAACGTCTTCCGTTACGCCGGGCCCGGCGATTACGAGGGTTATATCGATACGACTCTCCCGATATGGGACGTCGACCTGTCGGCGAACCGCGACGAACTGGTCAGGCTGTCCGGGCTGTTCTTCCGCTCCGAGATGTATGAAAAGTACTACCGGGAGAACTCATTCCGGCGGAACGAATGGGAGTTCAATTTCCCGCTCGCGCACAAGCTTTACACCCCGCTCCTCAAGGGCTCGGTCGACTGTTATATCGTCCGCGACGGACTCGGGATACTCATCGATTACAAGCTCAAGCTGTCGGGAGACATGCGTTACCCCCGGCAGGTGAATTACTACGCATACGTGCTTCGGAAGATCGGGCATCCGGTCGATAAGCTGTTTCTGTACGAGATCGAGACGGGTAAGGTAAAAGAAGCGGAACTCGAGCCGCTTTTCATGGAGAGCCTCGTGCGGGACAATCTGAATAAGATCGTGGATGAGTTTATAAAAGCAGGTCGACAATCAAACCCTTGA
- the ruvA gene encoding Holliday junction branch migration protein RuvA, translating to MFYSVTGTLLHKDETLAVIEAGGVGYEILIGHPAYRSLPEVGADARLYTSLIVREDSMTLIGFPTPEDKRFYENLISVSGVGPRIGLKLLSELSASQIRNAVIGDDAITLSKVKGIGPKLASRIVLELKDKIKHLIVGEDTSGGNPAAKKRMEALLAMRVLGYSDQEAKPVIDRVFQDTNIASLDVEEIIKHVLAGLTRG from the coding sequence GTGTTTTACTCGGTAACAGGTACGCTGCTGCATAAGGACGAAACACTTGCGGTAATCGAGGCGGGCGGGGTAGGCTACGAGATACTGATCGGCCATCCCGCGTACCGTTCGCTGCCCGAGGTCGGCGCGGACGCACGGCTGTACACCTCGCTCATCGTGCGCGAGGATTCGATGACGCTGATCGGGTTCCCCACTCCTGAGGACAAACGGTTCTACGAGAACCTCATCTCCGTATCGGGGGTCGGCCCAAGGATCGGCCTGAAGCTTCTGTCCGAACTCTCCGCGTCCCAGATACGTAACGCGGTCATCGGGGACGATGCGATCACATTATCGAAAGTCAAGGGCATCGGCCCGAAACTGGCGTCGCGCATCGTGCTGGAGCTCAAGGATAAAATCAAGCACCTGATTGTCGGCGAGGATACGTCCGGGGGGAATCCCGCCGCGAAGAAACGGATGGAAGCCCTGCTAGCGATGCGCGTGCTGGGGTATTCCGATCAGGAAGCCAAGCCCGTGATCGACCGGGTGTTTCAGGATACGAATATTGCATCCCTCGATGTCGAGGAAATTATCAAACACGTTCTGGCGGGGCTGACCCGGGGTTAA